The following proteins are co-located in the Streptomyces sp. NBC_00435 genome:
- a CDS encoding tRNA-dependent cyclodipeptide synthase, giving the protein MGLAARRTRHLLTTATEVFTVRPYTPHCQVITAEGDHAVIGISPGNSYFSAQRVIDLAHWGMRNFQQVDLIYTDLHVADMYEALGYDPDEARRKAVKNLRGVRAKVNNAAAEADPTGTRLRSRPMSALTDIPAYRTLHSHLNSLIDNDPEFRITCNSLVDSFLSSKVLDGKAATTRQREVCLRYVCAEAPLFLDTPAILGVPSSLNCYHQLLPMAELLYSRGSGLRASRNQGHAVITPAEGEHDAH; this is encoded by the coding sequence ATGGGACTAGCGGCACGAAGGACCCGACACCTGTTGACGACAGCGACCGAAGTCTTCACAGTCCGTCCGTACACACCACACTGCCAGGTGATCACCGCCGAGGGCGACCACGCCGTCATAGGCATCTCACCCGGAAACAGCTACTTCTCCGCCCAGCGGGTCATCGATCTCGCCCACTGGGGCATGCGCAACTTCCAGCAGGTCGACCTCATTTACACCGACCTGCACGTGGCCGACATGTACGAGGCCCTCGGCTACGACCCGGACGAAGCGCGGCGCAAGGCGGTCAAGAACCTCCGCGGAGTCCGCGCCAAGGTCAACAACGCGGCCGCCGAAGCCGACCCCACCGGCACCCGCTTACGCTCCCGCCCGATGTCGGCCCTCACCGACATCCCCGCGTACCGCACCCTCCACAGTCACCTGAACAGCCTGATCGACAACGACCCCGAGTTCCGCATCACGTGCAACTCCCTGGTCGACTCGTTCCTCTCCTCCAAGGTGCTGGACGGCAAGGCCGCCACCACCCGGCAGCGCGAGGTCTGCCTCAGGTACGTCTGTGCCGAAGCGCCGCTCTTCCTCGACACGCCCGCGATCCTCGGCGTGCCGTCCTCCCTCAACTGCTACCACCAGCTCCTCCCGATGGCGGAACTGCTCTACTCACGCGGCTCCGGACTGCGCGCCTCGCGCAACCAGGGACACGCCGTCATCACCCCCGCCGAAGGAGAACACGATGCCCACTGA